In one window of Bos mutus isolate GX-2022 chromosome 13, NWIPB_WYAK_1.1, whole genome shotgun sequence DNA:
- the SLA2 gene encoding src-like-adapter 2 isoform X1, with the protein MGSQPSRGKALPSPSFSPCVQGQNPEPMQAERSRAKAVALGSFPVGEQAELSLRLGEPLTIISEDGDWWTVLSDVSGREYSIPSIHVARIAHGWLYEGLSREKAEELLLLPGNHGGAFLIRESQTRRGRAGSQHGLSPTQSLSSSGCYSLSVRLSRPASWDRIKHYRIQRLDNGWLYISPRLTFPSLLALVDHYSELADDICCLLKEPCALRRAGPLPGKAIPPPVTVQATPLNWKELDSSLLFSEASAAGEESLLSEGLREALNSYISLTDDTSLDDAKAESRRRKGNQGCGT; encoded by the exons ATGGGAAGTCAGCCCAGCAGGGGGAAAGCCCTTCCAAGCCCAAGCTTCAGCCCCTGTGTGCAAGGCCAGAATCCTGAGCCCATGCAAGCAG AGAGGAGCCGGGCCAAGGCCGTGGCCCTGGGCAGTTTCCCAGTGGGCGAGCAGGCAGAGCTGTCGCTGAGACTGGGCGAGCCGTTGACCATCATCTCGGA GGATGGAGACTGGTGGACGGTGCTGTCGGACGTCTCAGGCAGAGAGTACAGCATACCCAGCATCCACGTGGCCAGAATCGCCCATGG gtggCTGTATGAGGGCCTGAGCCGGGAGAAAGCtgaggaactgctgctgctgcctgggaACCACGGAGGGGCCTTCCTCATCCGGGAGAGCCAGACCAGGAGAG GCAGGGCTGGGTCCCAGCACGGCCTTAGTCCCACCCAGAGCCTTTCCTCCTCAGGCTGTTACTCCCTGTCGGTCCGCCTCAGCCGCCCTGCGTCCTGGGACCGGATCAAACACTACAGAATCCAGCGCCTGGACAACGGCTGGCTGTACATCTCGCCGCGCCTCACCTTCCCCTCACTCCTGGCCCTGGTGGACCACTACTCTG AGCTGGCGGATGACATCTGCTGCCTCCTCAAGGAGCCCTGTGCCCTGCGGAGGGCTGGCCCACTCCCTGGCAAGGCCATACCCCCACCTGTGACTGTGCAGGCGACACCACTCAACTGGAAAGAGCTGGACAG CTCCCTCCTGTTCTCTGAAGCATCTGCTGCAGGGGAGGAGTCCCTCCTCAGTGAGGGGCTCCGGGAGGCCCTGAACTCCTACATCAGCCTGACTGATGACACCTCCTTGGACGATGCCAAGGCCGAAAGCAGACGGCGAAAGGGTAACCAAGGCTGCGGCACCTAG
- the RAB5IF gene encoding GEL complex subunit OPTI translates to MSGGRRKEEPSQLQLANGALKVSVWSKVLRSDAAWEDKDEFLDVIYWFRQIIAVVLGVIWGVLPLRGFLGIAGFCLINAGVLYVYFSNYLQIDEEEYGGTWELTKEGFMTSFALFMVIWIIFYTAVHYD, encoded by the exons ATGAGCGGCGGGCGGCGGAAGGAGGAGCCGTCTCAGCTGCAGCTGGCCAACGGGGCCCTCAAAGTCTCTGTCTGGAGTAAGGTGCTGCGGAGCGACGCGGCCTGGGAAGACAAG GATGAATTTCTAGATGTGATCTACTGGTTCCGACAGATCATTGCTGTGGTCCTAGGTGTCATTTGGGGAGTGTTACCATTGCGAGGTTTCTTGGGAATAGCAGG GTTCTGCCTGATCAACGCGGGCGTCCTGTACGTCTACTTCAGCAACTACCTGCAGATAGACGAGGAGGAATACGGCGGCACGTGGGAGCTCACGAAAGAAGGGTTCATGACGTCGTTTGCCTTGTTCATG GTCATCTGGATCATCTTCTACACTGCCGTCCACTATGACTGA
- the SLA2 gene encoding src-like-adapter 2 isoform X3: MGSQPSRGKALPSPSFSPCVQGQNPEPMQAERSRAKAVALGSFPVGEQAELSLRLGEPLTIISEDGDWWTVLSDVSGREYSIPSIHVARIAHGWLYEGLSREKAEELLLLPGNHGGAFLIRESQTRRDGETEAHRGMETCHTAHPNGASPTPGSGPLQTKHEVKSVSDALAYSLNCSQASLTAGTERNSVHVYVRPFNCLHTALLQGQGCTSNVPILQMRKLRLLEKRNDLPRETQILSAELAFKPS; encoded by the exons ATGGGAAGTCAGCCCAGCAGGGGGAAAGCCCTTCCAAGCCCAAGCTTCAGCCCCTGTGTGCAAGGCCAGAATCCTGAGCCCATGCAAGCAG AGAGGAGCCGGGCCAAGGCCGTGGCCCTGGGCAGTTTCCCAGTGGGCGAGCAGGCAGAGCTGTCGCTGAGACTGGGCGAGCCGTTGACCATCATCTCGGA GGATGGAGACTGGTGGACGGTGCTGTCGGACGTCTCAGGCAGAGAGTACAGCATACCCAGCATCCACGTGGCCAGAATCGCCCATGG gtggCTGTATGAGGGCCTGAGCCGGGAGAAAGCtgaggaactgctgctgctgcctgggaACCACGGAGGGGCCTTCCTCATCCGGGAGAGCCAGACCAGGAGAG atggggaaacagaagccCACAGAGGGATGGAGACCTGTCACACTGCACATCCAAATGGGGCCTCTCCCACCCCAGGTTCAGGGCCTTTGCAAACAAAACATGAAGTGAAGTCTGTCTCTGATGCCCTTGCTTACTCTCTGAACTGCAGCCAGGCGTCCCTTACAGCAGGGACAGAGAGGAACAGCGTTCATGTTTATGTTAGGCCCTTTAATTGCCTTCACACAGCCCTGTTGCAGGGGCAGGGTTGTACTTCcaatgttcccattttacagatgagaaaactgagacttttaGAGAAGAGAAACGATTTGCCTAGGGAGACACAGATACTAAGTGCAGAGCTGGCATTCAAACCCAGCTGA
- the SLA2 gene encoding src-like-adapter 2 isoform X2 yields the protein MGSQPSRGKALPSPSFSPCVQGQNPEPMQAERSRAKAVALGSFPVGEQAELSLRLGEPLTIISEDGDWWTVLSDVSGREYSIPSIHVARIAHGWLYEGLSREKAEELLLLPGNHGGAFLIRESQTRRGCYSLSVRLSRPASWDRIKHYRIQRLDNGWLYISPRLTFPSLLALVDHYSELADDICCLLKEPCALRRAGPLPGKAIPPPVTVQATPLNWKELDSSLLFSEASAAGEESLLSEGLREALNSYISLTDDTSLDDAKAESRRRKGNQGCGT from the exons ATGGGAAGTCAGCCCAGCAGGGGGAAAGCCCTTCCAAGCCCAAGCTTCAGCCCCTGTGTGCAAGGCCAGAATCCTGAGCCCATGCAAGCAG AGAGGAGCCGGGCCAAGGCCGTGGCCCTGGGCAGTTTCCCAGTGGGCGAGCAGGCAGAGCTGTCGCTGAGACTGGGCGAGCCGTTGACCATCATCTCGGA GGATGGAGACTGGTGGACGGTGCTGTCGGACGTCTCAGGCAGAGAGTACAGCATACCCAGCATCCACGTGGCCAGAATCGCCCATGG gtggCTGTATGAGGGCCTGAGCCGGGAGAAAGCtgaggaactgctgctgctgcctgggaACCACGGAGGGGCCTTCCTCATCCGGGAGAGCCAGACCAGGAGAG GCTGTTACTCCCTGTCGGTCCGCCTCAGCCGCCCTGCGTCCTGGGACCGGATCAAACACTACAGAATCCAGCGCCTGGACAACGGCTGGCTGTACATCTCGCCGCGCCTCACCTTCCCCTCACTCCTGGCCCTGGTGGACCACTACTCTG AGCTGGCGGATGACATCTGCTGCCTCCTCAAGGAGCCCTGTGCCCTGCGGAGGGCTGGCCCACTCCCTGGCAAGGCCATACCCCCACCTGTGACTGTGCAGGCGACACCACTCAACTGGAAAGAGCTGGACAG CTCCCTCCTGTTCTCTGAAGCATCTGCTGCAGGGGAGGAGTCCCTCCTCAGTGAGGGGCTCCGGGAGGCCCTGAACTCCTACATCAGCCTGACTGATGACACCTCCTTGGACGATGCCAAGGCCGAAAGCAGACGGCGAAAGGGTAACCAAGGCTGCGGCACCTAG